From a single Rhipicephalus sanguineus isolate Rsan-2018 unplaced genomic scaffold, BIME_Rsan_1.4 Seq295, whole genome shotgun sequence genomic region:
- the LOC119376947 gene encoding uncharacterized protein LOC119376947 has product MSRALAHSSDPICLILQHHLLRLDDTDLLENLHRFTDLQYLYLLLYTRLDERELPSSMTCILRSLPQLKCLHVHYECDDSPRVLRTATWMRGPGGEMSDELVRGGPCFQSCSTATFIGLAKPLNRDFQPML; this is encoded by the exons ATGTCTCGCGCGCTCGCCCACAGCAGTGATCCTATCTGCCTTATTTTACAGCACCATCTCCTACGGTTGGACGACACGGATCTGCTG GAAAACCTGCACCGCTTCACCGACCTCCAGTACTTGTACCTCCTGTTGTACACGCGTCTGGACGAACGAGAGTTACCCAGTTCTATGACTTGCATCTTGCGGAGCCTACCACAGCTCAAGTGCTTGCACGTCCACTACGAATGCGACGACAGTCCCAGAGTCCTTAGGACAGCAACCTGGATGCGTGGACCTGGCGGGGAAATGAGTGACGAACTGGTACGCGGTGGTCCCTGCTTCCAAAGTTGTTCAACGGCTACCTTCATAGGACTCGCAAAGCCACTGAACCGCGACTTCCAGCCGATGCTGTAG